In Oceanobacillus sp. FSL K6-2867, one DNA window encodes the following:
- a CDS encoding TetR/AcrR family transcriptional regulator gives MIQSSLMLFEQYGFHGVSVNQIVEDVGTSKGGFYHHFTSKDELLFEIHDTFITHVLEKGIIAYETHHSPTKKLKAIIKEFVNVFDLYKAHISVFYQESTYLKPKYQKSVKSKRDQFKQIVMRTIKEGKKAGEFRAELSAEITTMAILGMVNWIYKWYRQSGTNTIDEIGDIFVDLILHAVLQGEMISNDRLEETWIDLPFFEKGIHKD, from the coding sequence ATTATCCAGTCGTCTTTAATGTTATTTGAACAATACGGCTTTCATGGGGTTAGTGTAAATCAGATTGTTGAAGATGTTGGTACGTCAAAAGGTGGATTTTATCATCATTTCACTTCTAAAGATGAATTATTATTTGAAATTCACGACACATTTATAACCCATGTATTAGAAAAAGGAATTATTGCGTATGAAACACATCATTCCCCAACAAAAAAATTAAAAGCAATTATCAAGGAATTTGTAAACGTTTTCGATTTGTATAAGGCTCATATTTCTGTTTTTTATCAAGAGAGTACGTATTTGAAGCCGAAGTACCAAAAGTCAGTGAAAAGTAAAAGGGATCAATTCAAACAAATTGTTATGCGAACAATTAAAGAGGGAAAAAAGGCTGGTGAGTTTCGAGCAGAATTATCAGCGGAGATCACCACAATGGCAATCTTAGGTATGGTTAATTGGATTTATAAGTGGTACCGGCAATCAGGTACAAACACAATTGATGAAATTGGGGACATCTTTGTAGATTTAATTTTGCATGCGGTCCTTCAAGGAGAAATGATTTCAAATGATAGGTTAGAAGAAACATGGATAGACTTACCTTTCTTTGAAAAGGGAATTCATAAAGACTAA
- a CDS encoding hydantoinase B/oxoprolinase family protein, whose translation MSKKIDPVTVQVIGGALDTIAKEMSHVMQRMAYSSLIRESEDLGAGIFTRFGETLAESDSTPMQLGCLPGYIKGFQEILGDNQHPEDIIWNNDPYAGASHSPDVSLTQPIFYEGELIGYAGTTAHHLDIGGAQPGLIVDAPDVYAEGLVLNGVKLYDKGKPNETLFEVVRQKVRTSSQVIGDLEAQVAACRLGAKRYIELLDKYGKDTVLAAGEELMNYSERMMRKEIAKIPDGEYEAESWLDDDGINLNGKLRVHVKVIKKGDELEVDVSKSADQVASAFNAAYSGALCVSVYSVLRSIFLDTYTHEEFIPANHGVFRPIKVTARKGSIFNPIRPAATFSRANQVNTAADLIIKALTQVIPEKTCAGGSANIQFASYSGLDKDHNYWVYIEVNEGSYGGRPEKDGMDAMDYASWNTRNNPIEDLDMHTPMICEQYELREDTGGAGKTRGGLGIIRWNRFLTDGFMSMEGDKHTVKPWGYNGGLPGTEASLIKNPDTNPEELPSKLNGKRFNAGESVKIMVPSSGGYGDPLERSAKQVYEDVLDEIVSVETALHDYGVVIEAGELNMELTEKSRANMRRRRGQLPLFTS comes from the coding sequence ATGAGTAAAAAAATTGATCCAGTAACCGTGCAAGTAATTGGAGGGGCATTGGATACAATTGCCAAAGAAATGTCTCATGTTATGCAGCGGATGGCATACTCTTCGCTTATTCGGGAGTCGGAGGATTTAGGTGCCGGGATATTTACACGTTTTGGTGAAACGCTTGCTGAATCTGATTCAACTCCGATGCAATTAGGTTGTCTACCAGGTTATATTAAAGGTTTTCAAGAAATACTAGGGGACAATCAGCATCCAGAAGATATTATTTGGAATAACGATCCATATGCTGGGGCATCTCATTCGCCCGATGTATCGCTTACACAGCCAATATTCTATGAAGGTGAGTTAATAGGCTACGCAGGAACTACTGCTCATCACCTTGACATTGGAGGAGCGCAGCCAGGCCTAATTGTTGATGCACCTGATGTTTACGCGGAGGGATTAGTATTAAACGGTGTTAAGCTATATGACAAAGGTAAGCCGAATGAAACGCTGTTTGAAGTAGTCCGGCAAAAAGTACGAACATCGTCACAGGTAATCGGTGACTTGGAGGCTCAAGTTGCAGCATGCAGATTGGGGGCAAAAAGATATATTGAACTCCTAGATAAATATGGAAAAGATACTGTACTAGCTGCGGGTGAGGAGTTGATGAATTACTCCGAAAGAATGATGCGTAAAGAAATTGCCAAAATACCTGATGGAGAATATGAAGCTGAATCATGGCTTGATGATGATGGTATCAACTTAAATGGAAAATTAAGAGTGCATGTAAAAGTTATTAAAAAGGGAGATGAGCTAGAGGTAGATGTCTCCAAATCAGCTGACCAAGTTGCTTCTGCTTTTAATGCAGCCTATTCCGGTGCATTATGTGTAAGTGTGTACAGTGTGCTACGGTCGATATTCCTTGATACCTACACCCATGAGGAATTTATACCAGCCAATCATGGCGTATTTCGTCCGATCAAAGTTACAGCAAGGAAGGGAAGTATCTTTAATCCAATTAGACCTGCTGCCACCTTTAGCAGAGCGAACCAAGTAAATACTGCAGCCGACCTAATTATTAAAGCTTTAACCCAGGTAATACCGGAAAAAACCTGCGCCGGTGGATCTGCCAATATTCAGTTTGCATCTTATTCTGGTTTGGACAAGGATCATAATTACTGGGTGTACATTGAGGTTAATGAAGGATCTTATGGTGGACGTCCGGAAAAAGACGGAATGGATGCGATGGACTATGCTTCCTGGAACACTAGAAACAATCCAATTGAAGATCTTGATATGCATACACCAATGATTTGTGAGCAATATGAATTGAGGGAAGATACCGGAGGTGCCGGTAAAACTCGTGGTGGACTGGGGATTATCCGCTGGAACAGATTCCTAACCGATGGATTCATGTCAATGGAGGGGGATAAGCATACTGTAAAACCATGGGGCTATAACGGTGGTTTGCCAGGTACAGAAGCTTCATTAATTAAAAACCCAGATACCAATCCGGAGGAGCTTCCTTCTAAATTAAATGGAAAACGTTTTAACGCAGGTGAATCGGTAAAAATTATGGTCCCATCATCTGGTGGGTATGGAGATCCATTGGAACGGAGTGCGAAACAAGTGTATGAAGATGTCCTAGATGAAATTGTATCCGTTGAGACGGCATTACATGATTATGGAGTAGTAATTGAAGCAGGAGAGTTGAATATGGAATTAACTGAAAAGAGCAGGGCTAATATGCGCCGGCGAAGAGGGCAACTACCACTATTTACATCATAG
- a CDS encoding AMP-binding protein gives MSLLSLTIGELLEKQVDLYPNHEAIVYPELKLRKTYSEFNEMVNQAAKGLMAIDIQKGENVAIWADNKPEWITSQFATGKMGAVLVTVNTNYQANELAYLLKQSEATTLIMAESFKGTSYVDILKQICPDLDGQEKGKLRLETLPNLKNIIVISNAEYNYAYTWKEVIAKGNDSSNAHLEQRKQSLTEDDVINMQYTSGTTGFPKGVMLTHRNIVNNGNQIADCMKLTPNDRLCIPVPFFHCFGCVLGILAAVSKGTTMVILEQFHAEKVLQAVSDEKCTGLHGVPTMFIAELNHPRFHEFDLSYLRTGIMAGSTCPVEVMSNVMNKMGAKEITIAYGQTESSPVISQTKTDDPIELKVNTVGKPHPNVEVKIVIPGTNTEQEVGLPGELLTRGYLVMKGYYNNHEATKEAIDVEGWLHTGDLAVLHENGYIEITGRMKDMIIRGGENIYPREIEEFLYQHPDVLDVQVIGVPDEKFGEQVMAWIILKENKQTTSEEIKDYCHGKISRYKIPNYIRFVDAFPMTASGKIQKFKLRELAVQQLQS, from the coding sequence ATGTCATTATTAAGCTTGACTATTGGTGAGCTGCTTGAAAAACAAGTGGATTTATATCCGAATCATGAAGCAATTGTTTATCCAGAATTAAAATTACGAAAAACATACTCGGAATTTAATGAAATGGTCAACCAAGCCGCAAAAGGATTAATGGCCATCGATATTCAAAAAGGAGAAAATGTTGCAATATGGGCTGATAATAAACCAGAATGGATCACATCGCAATTTGCAACCGGCAAAATGGGCGCTGTACTTGTAACGGTAAATACAAATTATCAAGCGAATGAATTAGCATATTTATTAAAGCAGTCTGAAGCAACAACCTTAATTATGGCCGAAAGCTTTAAAGGAACATCCTATGTGGATATTTTAAAACAAATTTGCCCCGATCTGGATGGTCAGGAAAAAGGAAAACTACGGTTAGAAACATTACCAAACTTAAAAAATATCATTGTAATTAGTAATGCGGAATATAATTATGCCTATACGTGGAAGGAAGTCATTGCAAAAGGTAATGATAGCAGCAATGCTCATTTAGAGCAACGGAAACAATCGCTGACCGAAGATGATGTCATTAACATGCAATATACCTCAGGGACTACTGGATTTCCAAAAGGGGTTATGTTAACACATCGAAACATTGTCAATAACGGAAATCAAATTGCTGATTGTATGAAACTTACTCCAAATGATCGACTATGTATTCCAGTGCCATTTTTCCACTGTTTTGGCTGTGTATTAGGCATACTTGCTGCGGTATCCAAAGGGACAACGATGGTCATACTGGAGCAATTTCACGCGGAGAAAGTATTGCAAGCTGTATCAGATGAAAAATGTACAGGACTCCATGGCGTTCCTACAATGTTCATCGCAGAATTAAATCATCCTCGTTTTCATGAATTTGATCTGTCCTATTTGAGAACAGGTATTATGGCAGGCTCTACGTGTCCTGTTGAGGTAATGTCGAATGTGATGAATAAAATGGGTGCAAAGGAAATTACGATTGCCTATGGGCAAACGGAATCATCACCAGTAATATCACAAACAAAAACAGATGATCCAATAGAATTGAAAGTAAATACGGTGGGAAAACCACACCCAAATGTGGAAGTAAAAATTGTCATACCAGGAACAAATACCGAGCAAGAAGTCGGTTTGCCAGGAGAGCTGTTAACTCGAGGGTACCTTGTGATGAAAGGCTATTATAATAACCACGAGGCAACGAAGGAAGCAATTGATGTGGAAGGCTGGCTCCATACCGGTGATTTAGCGGTATTGCATGAAAATGGCTATATTGAAATAACTGGAAGAATGAAGGATATGATTATACGCGGTGGAGAAAATATTTACCCGAGGGAGATTGAAGAATTTTTATATCAGCATCCCGATGTTCTAGACGTACAAGTGATTGGAGTACCTGATGAAAAATTCGGGGAACAGGTCATGGCCTGGATTATTTTAAAAGAAAATAAACAGACAACAAGTGAAGAAATAAAGGATTATTGTCATGGAAAAATTTCGAGGTACAAAATTCCCAACTATATCAGATTTGTGGATGCATTTCCGATGACAGCTAGCGGGAAAATCCAGAAGTTTAAATTAAGAGAGCTTGCGGTTCAGCAACTTCAGTCTTAG
- a CDS encoding acetyl-CoA carboxylase biotin carboxyl carrier protein subunit produces the protein MEEVKASMAGSVWKIVVGVGDQVEEGQDIVILESMKMEIPVTAESSGIVKELKVAEGDFVNDDDILAVIE, from the coding sequence ATGGAAGAAGTAAAAGCAAGTATGGCAGGGAGTGTATGGAAAATTGTAGTGGGTGTAGGAGATCAAGTAGAGGAAGGTCAAGATATTGTAATACTTGAATCGATGAAAATGGAAATTCCAGTTACCGCGGAAAGCTCTGGGATAGTAAAGGAATTAAAAGTAGCAGAGGGCGATTTTGTAAATGATGATGATATTTTAGCCGTCATTGAATAG
- a CDS encoding enoyl-CoA hydratase → MMALITINIHDRHVAVLTLNRPEAANALSKALLDELNEAVNEINQNKSIYCTVITGAGEKAFCAGADLKERKGMSEEEVIKAVRYIGETANAIEAMNMPVIAAMNGAAYGGGLELALSCDIRIAAKDIKLGLTETSLAIIPGAGGTQRLPRLVRSGHAKRLIFTAKPIEASEAITIGLVEQTAKQADLLTEALVMAKTIASNGPIALKQAKIAINKGAQTDIKQGVDIERACYAETIPTADRLEGLQAFKEKRKPIYKGI, encoded by the coding sequence ATGATGGCTTTAATTACAATCAATATACATGATAGGCATGTAGCTGTCCTAACGCTCAATCGACCAGAAGCTGCAAATGCACTATCAAAGGCATTATTGGATGAGTTAAACGAAGCAGTAAATGAAATTAATCAAAATAAATCGATATACTGTACGGTTATTACCGGTGCAGGCGAGAAAGCTTTTTGCGCGGGGGCAGATTTAAAAGAGCGGAAGGGAATGTCAGAAGAAGAAGTAATTAAGGCGGTTCGTTACATAGGAGAGACCGCAAACGCAATTGAGGCAATGAATATGCCTGTAATTGCGGCGATGAATGGTGCTGCCTATGGTGGCGGGTTGGAATTAGCTCTCTCTTGTGATATCCGGATTGCTGCAAAAGATATAAAACTGGGCTTAACTGAAACATCTCTAGCCATAATTCCAGGTGCAGGTGGCACACAGCGACTGCCACGTCTTGTCAGATCAGGACATGCTAAGCGTCTGATTTTTACTGCGAAACCAATCGAAGCTTCAGAAGCCATCACCATAGGCTTGGTTGAACAAACAGCTAAACAAGCAGACCTATTAACAGAAGCATTGGTCATGGCGAAAACGATTGCCTCAAACGGTCCAATTGCTTTGAAACAGGCTAAAATAGCTATCAATAAAGGAGCACAAACAGATATAAAACAGGGGGTAGACATAGAGCGTGCATGCTATGCGGAAACTATTCCGACAGCAGACAGACTGGAAGGTCTTCAAGCCTTCAAGGAAAAAAGAAAACCGATATACAAAGGTATTTAG
- a CDS encoding hydantoinase/oxoprolinase family protein — MVRIGVDVGGTFTDLILVDDAANKVNVHKVPSTTYDQSVGVIRGIKELCEMSNVDVHNVEYILHGTTVATNITIEGNGAKVGMLTTRNYRDILHIARHKKVENFSIQQSLPWQDNPLVKRRHRLPITEKLQAPDGRVRTPMNEEEVRDAVLKLKDENVDVIIVAFLFSFLNDVHEKRAKEIVKEFWPEIQCFTSSEVAPRIREYERFSTTAMNAFVAPKVNQYLDNLVSSLEEAGVKGKLHVMQSSGGMASVQSATTRPMNLLKSGPAGGVLAAAWWGLLDGIKDVISVDIGGTSADISIIPKNTPRVVNPRDCEVNTYPVVTPMLEVDTIGAGGGSIAYVDAGGAFRVGPKSAGSTPGPACYGQGGENPCVTDANVVLGRLDPEQFLGGDISLHPKKSYEAIKKNIADKLDMTVEEAALGILEIINNNMALSIRENSVRKGIDPRDFALLAAGGAGPLHSIDLAKTVESKLVIVPNYPGITASAGLLVSDLKYHFNASYIQILKTITDSLAFDLFQQLKVLEEQAASQLINDGISKRDIEFERIAECRYIGQGFELRVPVPEGKLTKQSVHEIVSNFHSIHQQEYGHHFPENTVELISLDVVATGKTPNLELPELERKNRINPKEALMYERNTYFEMDGEIKGLTTPRYQREELLANDRITGPASIIQRDSTTLVPPDWQIVVSPYGTLLATPMESMSNNKDIQFSKVVMGDE; from the coding sequence ATGGTTCGTATTGGAGTCGATGTTGGTGGTACATTTACAGATTTAATATTGGTAGATGATGCTGCTAATAAAGTTAACGTACACAAGGTACCGAGCACAACCTATGATCAATCTGTTGGTGTTATTAGAGGAATTAAAGAACTATGCGAAATGAGTAATGTCGATGTTCATAATGTTGAGTACATTTTACACGGAACAACAGTTGCAACCAATATTACGATTGAGGGGAATGGTGCAAAGGTTGGGATGCTGACAACAAGAAACTATCGGGATATCCTTCATATCGCTCGTCATAAAAAAGTCGAAAATTTTTCCATCCAACAGAGCTTGCCGTGGCAAGATAATCCACTGGTCAAACGTAGGCACCGTCTTCCAATTACAGAAAAACTCCAAGCACCTGATGGTCGGGTCCGCACTCCGATGAATGAGGAGGAAGTTCGTGATGCAGTCTTAAAGTTAAAAGATGAAAATGTTGACGTTATTATTGTTGCATTTCTCTTTTCGTTTCTAAACGATGTTCATGAGAAAAGGGCAAAAGAAATTGTAAAAGAATTTTGGCCAGAAATCCAGTGTTTCACATCCAGTGAGGTTGCCCCCAGAATTCGTGAATATGAACGTTTTAGTACAACAGCAATGAATGCTTTTGTAGCACCTAAAGTCAACCAGTACCTTGATAATCTGGTGTCATCGCTTGAAGAAGCAGGTGTCAAGGGCAAGCTCCATGTTATGCAGTCTTCCGGTGGAATGGCATCTGTCCAAAGTGCTACGACTAGACCCATGAATTTATTGAAATCTGGACCAGCTGGAGGCGTACTTGCAGCAGCATGGTGGGGGCTATTAGATGGGATCAAAGATGTGATTAGTGTGGATATCGGTGGAACCTCTGCTGATATTTCTATCATCCCTAAAAACACTCCACGAGTAGTAAATCCGAGGGATTGTGAGGTAAATACTTATCCGGTTGTTACTCCTATGCTAGAAGTAGATACGATTGGCGCAGGTGGTGGTTCAATTGCCTACGTTGATGCAGGTGGCGCATTTCGGGTAGGACCGAAAAGTGCTGGTTCCACACCAGGACCTGCATGCTATGGACAAGGTGGGGAAAATCCATGTGTTACCGACGCAAATGTAGTTTTGGGCAGACTGGATCCAGAACAATTTTTAGGTGGAGACATCTCACTACATCCGAAAAAAAGCTATGAGGCTATTAAAAAGAATATCGCTGACAAATTAGACATGACAGTGGAGGAAGCAGCCTTAGGGATTTTAGAAATCATCAATAATAATATGGCTCTTTCTATTCGAGAAAATTCTGTCCGTAAAGGGATTGATCCAAGGGATTTTGCTTTATTAGCTGCAGGTGGTGCTGGGCCGCTTCATTCCATTGATTTAGCGAAAACAGTTGAATCAAAGCTTGTTATTGTTCCAAATTACCCTGGAATCACTGCATCTGCAGGTTTACTAGTTAGTGATCTGAAATATCATTTTAATGCTTCTTATATCCAAATTTTGAAAACGATTACAGATAGTCTTGCTTTTGATTTATTTCAACAGCTCAAAGTGCTGGAGGAGCAAGCAGCATCTCAATTAATTAATGATGGTATTAGTAAACGTGATATTGAATTTGAACGAATTGCTGAGTGTCGCTATATTGGCCAGGGATTCGAATTACGGGTACCAGTTCCAGAAGGAAAATTAACGAAACAAAGCGTTCATGAAATTGTATCAAATTTTCATTCCATCCATCAACAAGAATATGGTCACCATTTTCCAGAAAATACGGTAGAATTAATTTCCTTGGATGTTGTTGCAACTGGGAAAACACCAAACCTGGAATTACCAGAATTAGAACGAAAGAATCGCATCAATCCAAAAGAAGCGCTTATGTATGAACGGAATACCTATTTTGAGATGGATGGAGAAATTAAAGGACTGACAACACCACGTTACCAGCGGGAAGAATTATTGGCTAACGATCGGATTACAGGACCTGCTTCGATTATACAACGTGATTCGACAACTCTTGTTCCGCCAGATTGGCAGATTGTGGTTTCCCCATATGGAACGTTATTAGCTACACCAATGGAGAGTATGTCAAATAATAAAGATATTCAATTTTCGAAGGTGGTGATGGGTGATGAGTAA
- a CDS encoding acyl-CoA dehydrogenase family protein — protein MNFELTKEQVMIKKMVRDFAEEIIRPRAIEIDTKAEFPSDIFDQMGELGLLGIPFPEEFGGAGGDTISYALAVEEIGRVCGSTGLSYAAAVSLGASPLHYFGNDEQKQTYLKPLAAGEALGSFGLTEPNAGSDAGGTKTTALIDGDDYIINGEKCFITNASFSKIIIVTAVTGKNEQGRSMISSIIVPADTKGVTITSNYDKMGVRGSDTAEIVLENVRVPRSNVLGEEHKGFNQFLYTLDGGRISIAALGLGIAQASLDKALAYAKERKQFGKSISQFQAIQFKLADMAMEVELARNMVHKAAWLKDQGKPFGKEAAYAKLFASETAFRSANQAIQIHGGYGYMREYEVERYLRDAKLLEIGEGTSEIQRLVIARELGC, from the coding sequence ATGAATTTCGAATTAACAAAAGAACAAGTGATGATTAAAAAAATGGTTCGGGATTTTGCTGAAGAAATCATTCGACCAAGAGCAATTGAAATTGACACGAAGGCGGAATTTCCAAGCGATATTTTTGACCAAATGGGGGAGCTTGGTTTACTGGGGATTCCATTTCCAGAAGAATTCGGTGGGGCTGGCGGTGATACAATTTCTTATGCGCTTGCGGTTGAAGAGATTGGTCGTGTGTGTGGAAGTACTGGGTTAAGTTATGCTGCTGCAGTCTCTCTCGGAGCAAGCCCACTTCATTATTTTGGAAATGACGAACAAAAACAAACTTATTTAAAGCCACTCGCTGCAGGAGAAGCACTCGGTTCATTTGGATTGACCGAACCCAACGCTGGATCAGATGCAGGTGGAACGAAGACGACTGCGCTAATTGATGGTGATGATTATATTATTAATGGAGAAAAATGCTTTATTACGAATGCAAGCTTTTCCAAAATTATTATTGTAACCGCTGTCACAGGCAAAAATGAACAAGGTAGAAGCATGATCTCTTCTATCATTGTTCCTGCGGATACAAAAGGTGTTACGATAACGAGCAATTACGATAAGATGGGTGTTCGCGGCTCAGATACAGCTGAAATTGTACTTGAAAATGTTCGTGTGCCAAGATCAAATGTATTGGGGGAAGAACACAAAGGTTTTAATCAATTTCTCTATACATTAGACGGGGGAAGGATTTCAATTGCAGCACTTGGACTCGGAATAGCACAGGCCTCGCTCGATAAAGCTCTAGCGTATGCAAAAGAGCGGAAGCAGTTCGGTAAATCAATTTCTCAATTTCAAGCGATTCAATTTAAGCTCGCTGATATGGCAATGGAAGTTGAGCTTGCCAGAAATATGGTGCATAAAGCTGCATGGTTAAAGGATCAAGGGAAGCCTTTTGGAAAGGAAGCGGCATATGCCAAGCTGTTTGCTAGTGAAACGGCATTTCGCTCAGCAAATCAAGCGATTCAAATACATGGCGGGTATGGCTATATGCGTGAATATGAGGTAGAACGTTATTTACGTGACGCAAAACTATTAGAAATTGGGGAAGGAACGTCTGAGATTCAACGACTGGTTATTGCTAGAGAACTAGGTTGCTAG
- a CDS encoding acetyl-CoA carboxylase biotin carboxylase subunit has product MIKKVLIANRGEIAARIIRTCKKLGIQTAAIFSEADQKSPYVSLADLKFLVGPPRVNESYLNVERIIDIAKEANVDAIHPGYGFLSESETFANRCLEEGLIFIGPTGSVMKQMGSKIAARNAMKRIGIPVVPGTDEATATKEDAVKIVQQIGYPIMLKASAGGGGIGMQVVWSDEELSKAFEGNSKRAKMFFGDGSMFMEKKIENARHIEIQILADHHGNAIHLYERECSIQRRNQKVIEEAPSQFISESTRQRMGEAAVKAVKALEYTNAGTIEFLVDESENFYFLEMNTRIQVEHPVTEEITGIDIVEEQLHIAAGKKMTIKQTDLQIDGHAIEARIYAEDPVTFFPSPGHISQFELPEGPNIRNEVAVTANYDVTPFYDPMIGKLIVKGNNREEAIALLKEALSNYKIEGIKTNISMLQKIVEHEQFIKGNTTTGFIEDFYRK; this is encoded by the coding sequence ATGATTAAAAAAGTACTTATTGCAAATCGAGGAGAAATTGCAGCACGAATTATTCGGACATGTAAGAAATTAGGAATTCAGACAGCAGCCATTTTTTCAGAAGCAGATCAGAAATCTCCGTATGTATCACTAGCAGATCTGAAATTTTTGGTTGGCCCTCCGCGTGTAAATGAGAGTTATTTAAATGTTGAACGGATAATTGATATTGCTAAAGAAGCAAATGTAGATGCGATTCATCCTGGATATGGTTTTCTTAGTGAGAGTGAAACATTTGCAAATCGCTGTTTGGAAGAAGGATTGATATTCATTGGACCGACGGGAAGCGTCATGAAACAGATGGGAAGTAAAATAGCGGCAAGAAATGCAATGAAGCGAATCGGCATTCCCGTGGTACCTGGAACTGATGAAGCGACTGCGACAAAAGAGGATGCAGTAAAGATTGTACAGCAAATTGGTTATCCAATTATGCTCAAAGCCTCAGCTGGGGGTGGCGGGATTGGTATGCAGGTTGTCTGGTCTGACGAGGAGCTGTCCAAAGCTTTTGAAGGAAATTCAAAGCGTGCAAAAATGTTTTTCGGTGATGGATCCATGTTTATGGAAAAGAAAATTGAAAATGCCCGTCATATTGAAATACAAATTTTAGCAGATCATCATGGAAATGCTATTCATCTATATGAACGTGAATGTTCGATACAGCGTCGAAATCAGAAAGTTATCGAAGAAGCGCCATCACAGTTTATTTCAGAATCCACTAGACAGCGTATGGGCGAAGCTGCAGTTAAAGCTGTCAAGGCACTTGAGTACACCAATGCAGGGACGATTGAATTTTTAGTAGATGAATCAGAAAATTTTTATTTCCTAGAAATGAACACGAGAATTCAAGTTGAACACCCCGTTACTGAAGAAATTACTGGAATTGATATTGTTGAAGAGCAGCTGCACATTGCAGCTGGTAAGAAAATGACAATTAAACAAACAGATTTACAAATAGATGGTCATGCGATTGAGGCAAGAATTTATGCAGAGGATCCAGTTACATTCTTTCCTTCCCCAGGTCATATTTCTCAGTTTGAATTACCTGAAGGACCGAATATACGCAATGAAGTAGCTGTGACTGCCAATTATGATGTAACTCCGTTTTATGATCCGATGATTGGAAAGTTAATTGTAAAAGGGAATAATCGTGAAGAAGCAATCGCATTATTAAAGGAAGCTTTGTCTAATTATAAAATCGAAGGTATTAAAACTAATATTTCTATGTTACAAAAGATTGTAGAGCATGAACAATTTATAAAAGGAAATACAACGACTGGTTTTATTGAAGATTTTTATCGAAAATAG
- a CDS encoding isochorismatase family protein, with product MSENFKDNQGNYAFDQDLLEKAFAEARKIYKERGFQRRMGFGKAPAITTVDMAKAWMSDGHPFTCNNNDEICANTLKVLEAARESGVPIFHTTTGFVGKEQWDLPRWDEKIPLHTLDIDSEWMDIDPKLKPRSEEPVIHKKFASNFFGTHLAQTLNKLGVDTLIVMGATASACVRHTVMDSTGYGFKTIVPEGTIGDRVPGVVEWNLFDMDAKFADVLPVNEVVDYLNGIDDNVYNSNKSQQLKQMT from the coding sequence ATGAGTGAAAACTTCAAAGACAATCAGGGCAATTATGCGTTTGATCAGGATTTATTAGAGAAGGCATTTGCAGAGGCGAGGAAAATTTATAAGGAAAGGGGATTTCAGAGAAGAATGGGTTTTGGTAAAGCTCCAGCTATAACGACGGTAGATATGGCAAAAGCTTGGATGAGTGATGGACACCCATTTACTTGTAATAACAATGATGAAATATGTGCTAATACCTTAAAAGTTTTAGAAGCAGCAAGGGAATCAGGTGTTCCCATATTTCATACGACTACAGGTTTTGTAGGAAAGGAGCAATGGGACTTGCCAAGATGGGATGAGAAGATTCCATTGCACACATTGGATATAGACTCTGAGTGGATGGATATAGATCCAAAGCTTAAGCCAAGATCGGAAGAACCTGTTATTCATAAAAAATTTGCGAGTAACTTCTTTGGAACACATTTAGCTCAAACATTAAATAAGCTTGGAGTAGATACGCTAATCGTTATGGGAGCTACAGCTTCTGCTTGTGTTCGGCATACCGTTATGGACTCTACTGGATATGGGTTTAAAACAATCGTACCTGAAGGAACAATAGGGGATCGAGTACCAGGAGTTGTGGAATGGAATCTATTCGATATGGATGCCAAGTTCGCAGACGTCCTGCCAGTAAATGAAGTAGTAGATTACTTAAATGGGATAGATGACAACGTATACAATAGTAACAAATCGCAGCAACTAAAACAGATGACTTAA